Below is a window of Chelmon rostratus isolate fCheRos1 chromosome 23, fCheRos1.pri, whole genome shotgun sequence DNA.
CCTGTGTATCGTCCAAAGCTCACATGCAATTATACAAGCAGATTTAGTTACACGTCGAAAGATTTGATGGCTTGGCTCCAGTGTTATTGTAGCTAACGGACTAGCTAGCCAATTTACCAATTGCCCATGTTCGTGTTTTTGGCAAATTTGGACAAAGATTATTTACAGCCAGCTGTCGATCACATCTAACGTTGAAACATACACAGTTTGCATGTGGACGACGGGAATTATCGCACACTGATCGCAAATTATGAACGTTGCGGCTTAACGTTGACCTACCTGCGGACGCTGAAGTTTGTTGTCCAGTGTTGTTCTTCCGCACAAGCGGAGCTCGGGTAGCCCGCTCCTCTGTGTCAGAGAGCGGTGTGACAAACTCAGTTCAAATGGCTGACAGCTTGACTTTAGTCAGTGCCTCGCCTTTAGAATAAATCACGCAGCTTGGAAATTACTTATTCTTTCGATGAATGGAGCGCACATAACCTGTGTCGTTATCAAATATAGATTATATATTATAGACATATGCATTCCTGCTGTCGCACGAGGTGTAACGTTATGCATTTAAACACAGTAACGTTAAGTTACTGAATTTAATTAGGCATCCAACAACtcttaaatgacaaaaaatatttcCTTTGGGTGTGTATAGTCGGAAACGCAACATGCTTAACCGCTAAACTGTAATTAACGTCACATATGTAACGTAACAGTTAATTTGTACATTCTAACTTAGGCCTGTGCAAGTTGCGAGACGTCGTTGTGCTTGAGCCGGACGGCGCTGTGACCCTGCGGAACCAAGCTGACCTGCCAAGCAACAGGGAACGAGTGACGACGACGTGCTAACGAGTTAGCCGGCTAGCTACTGCTATCTAGTGTGTGCGCGGTGGAGGTGATTTATCTatgatataaaataatattCCGGGATatattgaattttattttaggTTAGCCATCCAGGTAATTTAAATATGCCcagcaaaaagaagaaatacaacGCCAGATTCCCCCCGGTAAGTTTAAATGTAGCTGAAAACCGGTGTGAAGATCAACTACTGTTAGCAAACTGTATGATGGGAAGCTAACTTCTTTAGCTAGCTTTAATGGGATTCGGCCTGTTTTGTTTCCTTGAGAGCTAACAAGCCAACTAGCAAACGCAAGGCATTTGTCTCTTAAATGTATATTACACTAGTGCCCTTAATGATTATACCAGCGTTGATGGTTTAATTCACTTAGCTAACTGACATTGAAACCCAGTGTTTGCTAATGTAACGTTACATTTAATGCTTACGACATAAGTTAGCTAGCGAGTCCTCTAGTTAACGTTGTTTTTAGCATGACAAGCTAAGTGAAAGTGAACGTTGTAAATCTGAGCATATCTGTTGTTTGTAGGTGCATATTCACCAAACTTAAGAGCTATTCACAGTGCGCACAATAATGTTAAAGAAAATCTGATCAACATGACTGGAAGGAATGGTTTTAAGCATGTACGAAAGTCCTCTTATTAAGAATGTGTTGTACTGTACTTTGGTAAGATTTTTCATGTTAGGGGGCCTTTGATTTTGACACGCTGCAAGCTCTTGAAGTGTATTTACACCCATTGACTCACTGTACTTTAACTTTTCTTGTTACAGGCAAGGATTAAGAAGATTATgcagacagatgaagaaatAGGCAAAGTTGCTGCAGCAGTACCTGTTATTATTTGTATCCTTCCTACCAAATGTCTTCACTGTGCAAGTTCCAAGGTTTCGATCATCTGCATGTGCTTTTAATGCACAGACTGATGTTAAATTTGTCTAAACTGTACCATTCGTTTACTAGGACAAGGGACCTCAAATTTATGGCCTGACTTAGAGCTTGAACAGTTACTTGATCAACAGATATTAATCAAGAACAATTTGGGTAGTAATCattaaatacagcaaaacatttgctgctgtAGGATTCTCAAATAcaaagatttgctgtttttttctaagTTTAAAATTATGGTCAATTGGATATGTTTGGGTCTAACAAAAGAAGATATTCGAAGGAATCACTTTGGGCTTTTGGAacttgtgatgggcattttgcatcttttttttatcctaCATTATCATGTGATTGAAAAAAAGTGACAGGTTATCAATAAGGGAAAAAATGTTTGAGTCTATAATCTATATTGAGTACAAGTTGTGGATTAGCACCCGATCAGATGGTAAACAGCTTTGTCAGTTGTATGTATTGTAAGGATTGTGTCCCAATCAGCCCAAGCAgatttgttgctgttgcagcATAAGATAAACCACATGTGTGAATTTGTTTCATCTAAATAAAGGACACAGACCTGCTGCATCACAATTTCCTTAACTGAGATGTCAGCGAGAGCCCTGGagctttttttggaatcattGCTTACAAAGGCCTGTCAAGTCACCCAGTCTAGGAATGCAAAGACGATGACAACATCTCATTTGtaagtttctgtgtgtgtgtgtgtgtgtgtgggtgtgtgtgtgtgtgggtgtggggaTAAACCACCTGGTCTATATTTCACTGTGTTGGAGCTAGACTTCTTGTGGAGTCATCCTTGCTCAGCTCATTCTGACTAACATACCACAGATGTGAAATCAGGCAGCTAGATAATAAGATTTGCTTTTGGATAGATGTAGCTGAAAAGgtgttatgttttcatttcctttggCTTTAGATAAAGACACATTAAAGCACACTATTATACTGTATGGTATATTGTGGGAGTACCTGTGATTCTATTGTCACCTTCACAGTGATGCAGAGTGGATTTGCAACACATTGCCAAATCCCTTGTATCTGAAAGTATTTCTGGCTGAGAGTAAGATGCATCTTGCAGGACAATCTTACTGGGTGACTCAGATTCTGCATGTTGTTGAAATGAATATATAATCCCCATTTATCTCTTTGTCTATTTGAAATTAAGTTGACTTTTTGCTCAACTCGGAATGTATGCAAGTCTGTGGCGAAAGCAATGTACTGATGTAAAgttgtgttgcgtgtgtgtttacagaaagCAGTGTATTGAGCTGGAGCAACAGTTTGATTTTCTAAAAGACCTGGTGGCAGCGGTGCCGGACATGCAGGGCGAGGGGGAAGAGAACCACAACGAGGGGGGAGGAGACAAAGTCCCACgaaggtctctctctctctctctgtctctctctctgcctcacacacatccacctcAACGTGTTTGTATAGCACCATGACTATCGAGGAAGTAAACAGTCAAGTCCTCAAAGGTGACACCAGGAAACTCAGATCTGCAAGGTTCTATTTCATGTACATGGCTAGTTCAGGATAATGTAATGTTTGCTGTGTCCAGTCACtgtgattcattcatttgttttatcacttgaGTCAATTTATCATTAAGTCATATCTGATATGTGCATGCACCCTCACTATAATGTGAAAGAAATAGGGCTGGGTATTGTCCAAAAATGTTTGATGCCAGAACTGATACCTGGGCTATGATACCAATTCCTGAACGATACTTCCTGTGATACCAATTTACTGAAATCcattttaacaaaaagaaatgacatcACATGTTATGGTATAATCACTCACTTCAAAGGAGGGGGCTGTTGAAAGAcctgggagcagctggagaaactgTTTTTACTCTTTACTCAACCTGTATAACTTgaccaaaatgaaaaaaactgatGGAATATCTGAAAACTATTGGACTGtatgaaaaatagaaataactATCAGGAGGTACGTTGATAACAAACAGTGTGGCAGCAATACAGCAAGCGTCTTGTCTGACGTTGATACTGGTAAATAGTGGCGGAGTCTCCTTTCACCTTTCGCTCTGTAAGCAACACCACATTTGCCATCAGAAATGCTCTTCAGCGCCATCTGTGCGGTGGCGTGGAGAGGAAACGCCGGCGTTTTTTGATACTCTCTAGTATTGAAGCAAAGCGGTCGATGTCATATAAGTTCTAAAGTTTGCTACAGGAGGAGAAttacttttgtcttttccagGGACAGCAACTAGTTTAAATTGAAATTAACTAAAGCGATATATTCGTCTTCCTCGTGTTGTTACCTTAcctctgtttccattttgttttgtgactagaaattaattgcaaaaaaaacatgagaaggcacttttttttttttttacagctctACAGAGCGAGAACTAATTATTGAGGATTgtagagaagaaaaaacagtatTGACTGtcaaatcaaacactgcagctgcagctaaatTAAAGCAGAGAGCTTGGCAGAGAACTACACATAAATTAAATGAGTTAGAAGACTTTTTGCTAAAGAGTGTGGCTGATTCGATTGCGATTCAATTTAAAGTGGTTGTAAGCTTCTAATATTTAGACACTTTGTCTCAGCTGTGGGAATGAGGCATGTGGAGTCCCTGCATCTTTGAATATAAATGACTGAAAGTAATTTCCACCAGCAGTATCGCTCACATTACTCCCTAAATCAGAATTGTCTCTGTTTATCTGAATGATGCATGGTGGTAACTGCAAGATTTATGATGCCGAACCATGGTCTAATCTTTAATTAGTTTTGGAAGCTATTAGAACATGGCTGGATATgaaactgcaaacacattttcaaccttttttttttttgtttaaaacatcTTTCAAATGGGTGTTTCTGCACAAAGTGTTACAGTGTGTCTTTATTACACATTGTTCTTAAAAGCAGCGTAAGGGGCAGTCGTTAAAAACtcaatgtgtctgtttttttaacattttagaaaCGCTTTCCACAACAGACTTTTAAAGATAATTTTATCACAAAATTCAAACCTGTCATTGTAACTACGAgacttttttccttctttttcatgACAGAATCACTAAGTGTGTCATcagctgtttgcttgtgtgAATGGCTTTCAGACCAAACAATAAATAGATAATTCAGCTGAACTGATCCAGGAACATCTGTAGAATCTTGTAGCATGATCACGACTTGTTAATTTTCCCCAAAGACGAAACAGCAGTTCCCTTCACaaagtgtttatttctttttctttttctccccagGGGTCGAAAACCAGGGTCGGGCCGCAAGAATGGCGGGGCCGGCGCCAAAGGCAAGGACAAGAAGTTGTCTGGCACAGAGTCAGAGCAAGAGGTGGGAGTTGATTTGCACGCAGAGGCTAATAGCTATCAACATTTTTTACAGAGTTGTATTTGTGCCTCATTCCTGAACACGCAATATGGCACATTTTAAGCACAGGAAAAGTTTTTatgtaaattatatttttaatatttatttatgtgtttgctgTATCCACATAAGTGCGCAATCATAACTTTTTACCAGTGGCCCTGCTGTGTTCACCCATGCACGCTCACTCAGCATCTTTCTTGCCCTCTCAACATTTCAGGTTCAGGTTTCAGGTTTCggtttatgtgttttgtgtacgtatttattttagttttgtgaACCTTTACTGAGATCTACTTGTAAATTAGTGTGTTGTTTATTAGTTTGTAGCCTAGCTGAATCAGTAGTTTGCTAAATTCTGCCATGTTTGCAGTAGCTAACAGAGCTTGTCAGCTAACTTACCTTGATGATGGCAAGCTATACAGTCAAGGCATTATGATTAATATTATTAGTAGTAAATGGTATCTTACTTTAGAAATGATTGCATTTACAGGCAATGTTAaagctattttttatttttaaaaaaatcaagataGCTAAGTTAAAGTTAACATAGTGTTGATTGAATTTTATGAATTTCAACTAGCTATTTAACCAAAACTGTGTGCACTGCGTATGTGTGGCTGATGTGTGCCTCCTCGCCTCTCCCAGTGCTTCTCTACTTCCCCAGTAACCAAATATTTTTGCATCGGGATTGGAgacaaaacagccaatcaggaaTTACCAACCTCAAGTTTCCAATTGGCTGGGGTTGTTTCACAATTTAACCTTCAGACAAGTTGAGCCAGAGAGCGACACAGCACACTTCagagtcatttcctgtatctCTGTCATGTGGGTGTCGCCACTCCCCCGTCCCTTTAGGAGGCTTGGGGCAGATCCTGAGTCTGTTCACACGAGCGGGAGACATGGACCACAGATTATAATCGATCCTTCGAAGTAAACATTGGACCATTTTTCACAATACACATATCTCCCAAAAACTACGACACTGAAATGGCATTTTTcagacagcgaggaggaggagaaaattaattttgttgAAGACCCGTCTGTGTCTCACCAACACATTCTCATAAGATCTGGAGTGGGCATATTAAACTAGCAGATAAAAGTAAGCGGCAAAATAAGGTGCGAACTATGATCGTCTTGTTTTGATTTGGACAAGCAATAGTCCATCAGTAATGCGTCAGTGTGTGGTTTCTGGATATATTTGCACAGTTTCAATGATTGGTTTGTGTTTGAGGTAAGAAGGCTCACTGGTCTGTTTGTTGTGATGGAAGCAGGATGACTCTGAAGACAGCGAGACAGATGGAGACGAGGACGGCTCTCAGTCAAGCACAAATCTGCAGGCGGCATCCAGGTTCCACAGGTATGGACACAGCCCTTGTATACTGAGATACTGGATATCCACAGTGTGTCTATTGTTATAGTccgagaggagagttaggtaTTCAGTCTTTATTGAATATACATACTGTTTTTGCTGTCCTGtgaaaccatgtatctccaaagagaaatttctCTCAGAACAGTCGTCAGGGTATATAGGGTGAATATTCTAATTTCCAATATGTAATCGAATTGTAAAAGAATCCAAACATTCAGttgtgaaaatacaaaaaaaacacccccGTGGCTGCTTTGAATGCACTACCGGACACACAGGAGTCACAAGACCAGAGTTCCTGATGTccagttttttagtttttttttcttagataTGAAAATATCCCGACTCTACACGCTGtctttgctgcttctctgtgacatccgccctctctctcgctACTCTCCTGATTTGGcgaattaagagtttatttacCAGACCAGATTTGGTGGAAATTGTCGGAGcagtgaaagatgaaccaaTAAGGTTTTGAGTCttatgttgtttctgttgcacttgaatgaaatgtgctttacaatgataaaattactaTTTATGCAAAACAAGGCAGCCTTGTTAAGCTAAGTAAACAAAAGGAGatgttgctgtctgtgtctgtgtactgtgtttatttacagcaggagtgttgagagaaaaaaatgccattccacaataaaaacagactttttaagGCCATTCACATGAGCTCCTGCAATAATAAGTgatgaagaaacatttttcatgtctgtgtaaGCACCTGAGTCACTAAATGTTAAAGTCACAGCAGCAGTCTTAGCCCCATTCCTCACTCACACTACTAGCATTCTCATAGAAGTGTGAACACACCACAAGTCTGAATTGTAAGGTGTCAGATAGACGTAAAGGCGACAGCAGGACAAGGTCAAACATGTACAGCAAGTGAGATTAAACACACCTCATGGTCGCCTGATTGAGATCACTCATTATTTTCACGTGTCAGAATCAAATTCTCAAAGAAAGGAAGACCATTTAAATACACTGTTAAACACTTGGACAGAGCCAAATTTACACCGTTAAGGAGATTCTTCCTGTGTCACGAAGCCATTAGCAACATTTATGTAAAAGTCACCTAAGAGACGTCACTTTAACAGCGTGATGAATCTAGCAATGTGTCATATTCCATGTGTGAAAAGGGTCTTACAGTCTTACATTAGTTGTGGTCTAGTGTGCTCCTGAACGCCTCTGAACCTGCCTTAAAGCATTATCAGTGCATTTTGGCTGCAACCACACTCGAACTGGCATAATTCACATAACATATGCAAATCGACTTAAATTATTGACCCCGTATGATGGGATTCAGCACTGATGCAGTACAGTTGATCTATACAACAGGGCTGCGACAGTTTGACAGTAATCCATACCCATTACTCAAGCGAGACGATGTAACTTTTGCTGAACAGCAACCGCTGTGGGCACAAGTGACAATTACAAGATAATGTGAATGCTACACCATGGTGTATCAGCAGCTCAAGAGCTACAGTCATCAAGTCAGTGAACACACACGGTATTGGGAGTTACACCACAATGTGTGCGTTGAATTGAAGAACGGTGCTTGTTATTGCTTTTCCTTTCCACTTATTTTGAAGAGAAAGAATTATTTATTCTCTCACTTTAACAGCAGATAATTCCAGATTTTCCTGGAGTTGTTTGGTTCTAAATATGTCCACTGGAAGCCCACTGCGcctttttatcatttaaatttaattgTGTGCCATCTGCTCACATAGAGAAAACCACTTTTTACTGCCAAAAACAGGGAGAGGGTGCTGTTTTTCCGCTAGAGACGATGCTGTGTCACAGTTCCACACTAAGCAGGGTTTGACTGTGGACTGTGACTGTGAGTCGCCACCTTGGAATTATAAGGTTCTGTCTGCAGTCCAAGCAGTTTTCACATGTTTAGCTTCAAAGTTTTTGCATTCCAAATAGCAGAAATGGTATGTGGAACACGTCTCTTTCATACATGAAAATGAGAGACACCCTAAATGTATACTAAATGTACAAtatcataatataatatatagaaAGTAGAATTTGTAAATGGGGTTTCCTGGAACAGGTCAAATGCAGATAGAGTCTAATTCTACAAACTCACCTTCTGCCTTCTGCCTAGAATTATTAGGTTTAATCTCACGAAACATGAAAAGATTGATTTTCAAGAATAACAGAAAGTTTACTTAtgtgtgttgtaacagtgtcTCCATGAGTGAGAAAAATGACATGTATTGCTGTTTAtgacatttattgattttttttttaggagaaatcagctttttctttttcaaaaaaacatAGTAGCTCAAGTATAAAGGTCAGTGCTAAATATTTTGACCAGTCCAGAGGTCAGTTTTAACTAACATAATTCCAGAAACTGTTTAGCAGGACTTTGTGAGACATATCAAGGATTTTATTGATGGTCTGGTTTGGACAGCAGTACAATCCAGTCTGTTTTTAGATCTTGCTGAGGAGTTTGTTAGCTACCGTGCTAGCCGGCTAACACTGGTATCCAGTATGTCGTGCTGGGGAGCTTCACGCCTGCAGCACAACACAAGTAGACTACACCTGGTGGATCAAGATGAAAACATTACCTCCACTGACGCTGCCTGTGAGTGGAGGAAAACCCTGAACCTCTCCTGTAGTGCTGTTGTGTTCAGTGCCTCTTAATGTAAGCATTAGCTGCTGCTTattaaaaagtccaaaaatgCACTGCTTGAGAACTTGAGAGTACGTGTAAT
It encodes the following:
- the drap1 gene encoding dr1-associated corepressor, yielding MPSKKKKYNARFPPARIKKIMQTDEEIGKVAAAVPVIISRALELFLESLLTKACQVTQSRNAKTMTTSHLKQCIELEQQFDFLKDLVAAVPDMQGEGEENHNEGGGDKVPRRGRKPGSGRKNGGAGAKGKDKKLSGTESEQEDDSEDSETDGDEDGSQSSTNLQAASRFHSSNAPPQYIHMGNMVSVGSMAPAQLQGGIAFAPHPSMMSAAPPPPAPAPHKNEDDDDEDYDS